One segment of Chroicocephalus ridibundus chromosome 25, bChrRid1.1, whole genome shotgun sequence DNA contains the following:
- the LOC134527001 gene encoding uncharacterized protein LOC134527001 — protein sequence MGWVRQAPGKGLEYVAGIESDGGDTGTLERAPKIYPEPWTLSQDVSCQGSGFTFSSVGMAWVRQAPGKGLESVASIYSDGSGTDYAPSTSTNVDPNLQWVWPISRPLFPWKKLMESRGGLQTPGGSLTLCCKGSGFTFSSFAMDWVRQAPGKGLEFVARIGNDGSSTAYAPSVKGRFTISRDNSQSTVTLQMNSLRDDDTATYYCAKCSGGDYGAGNADGDACGGGTNPSPMEQHPCAVSPNQPLLTQT from the exons ATGGGAtgggtgcgacaggcccccgggaaggggctggagtaCGTCGCGGGTATTGAGAGTGATGGTGGTGACACAGG AACCCTTGAACGGGCCCCCAAAATCTACCCTGAGCCATGGACCCTGTCCCAGGACGTGTCCTGCCAGggctccggcttcaccttcagcagcgtCGGCATGGCTtgggtgcgacaggcccccgggaaggggctcgaGTCTGTCGCGAGTATTTACAGTGATGGTAGTGGCACCGACTACGCGCcgtcg ACCTCCACCAATGTTGACCCAAACCTTCAATGGGTTTGGCCAATATCTCGACCgctttttccctggaaaaagctgatggagtccagaggaggcctccagacacccggggggtccctcaccctctgCTGCAAGggctccggcttcaccttcagcagcttcgCCATGGACtgggtgcgacaggcccccgggaaggggctcgaGTTCGTTGCGCGTATTGGCAATGATGGTAGTAGCACAGCCTACGCGCCGTCGGTgaaggggcgcttcaccatctccagggacaactcccagagcacggtcacgctgcagatgaacagcctccgggacgacgacacggccacctactactgcgcgaaatGTAGTGGTGGTGATTATGGTGCTGGTAATGCTGATGGTGATGCTTGTGGTGGTggcaccaaccccagccccatggaacaACAcccctgtgctgtgtccccaaATCAACCGCTATTGACCCAAACCTGA